The following proteins are encoded in a genomic region of Alistipes shahii WAL 8301:
- a CDS encoding efflux RND transporter permease subunit — protein sequence MEKFFVSRPIFAISLAIVIVLVGLISIMGLPIEQYPDITPPVVEVSATYDGADAETVNNAVATPVAQAVMGVSDMLYMQATSANDGSMVLQVTFDIGSDPDLDAIFTQNNVSSATAELPATVTRQGVTTRKTMTGFLMVYSLHSDGRYDGEFLSNYAYINLQNELLKIDGVGKVSIMGAGEYAMRVWLRPDVLKYYGIAVGEVTAAIEKQGGIYPAGQFGAEPAPDGVAYTYTVTMPPQISTAAEFADIVVRTTSSGEQIRLGDIAEVSLGSQTYGVSSSYESDPTAMIVIYQQPGSNAVAVGGKVKAAMERLSQRFPDGVEAATIVDSTTSIDAGVKDIFRTLVIALILVIFIIFLFLQDWRATVIPLVAIPVSLVGAFALFPLLGFSINIISLLGLVLAIGLVVDDAIVVVEAAQVNIERGMKPREAALEAMRNVASPIVATTVVLLAVFIPVSFTGGITGRLFQQFSVTIAVSVVISAFNALTLSPALCALLLRRREPSQKGFFAAFNRWFARQMDRYTAFTPTLMRHVARTGVFVAVVLGVIFVVWRKLPAGFLPEEDQGYVMVMVSTPEASSLQVTRQAMADADAVIRTLPEVASTSFAAGFNMMAGIASTSSGIIFVKLVDYSDRRLSAMQIAQRLTGELYVAVPGAECYAFIPPSIPGLGVTSGVSVEVQDLEGRGTAYLMENAGRLMDSLRKNPAIASVTTQFDAGVPQRRLRIDKQQALAAGVDLGTLYGELTTLLGGAYINNFTRFGKLYQTYIQAAPDYRLDRRSLDSYYVTSASGESVPVASLIDVADTVGVEYVSQFNLYRSVSLTVTPAARASTTTVMREITATAAETLPDDIGTAWSGTSYQEANASKTGGLVYALALVFVFLALAALYESWGLPLAILMSVPVAVLGAVLFVGGTHLMNSLYVNDIYMQISLVMLIGLAAKNAILVVEYADRLFREQGASLMDAAIGAAKLRVRPIIMTAFAFILGVMPLVFASGVYATARNIMGVALVGGMLFATLLGIFVYPALYYFVGKIGRFEQRRELKKQEENA from the coding sequence ATGGAAAAATTCTTTGTTTCGCGCCCGATTTTCGCCATTTCGCTGGCCATCGTCATCGTGCTCGTCGGCCTGATCTCGATCATGGGGCTGCCCATCGAACAGTACCCCGACATCACGCCTCCGGTCGTGGAGGTGTCGGCCACCTACGACGGCGCCGACGCCGAGACGGTCAACAACGCCGTGGCGACGCCCGTGGCCCAGGCCGTGATGGGCGTCAGCGACATGCTCTACATGCAGGCCACCTCGGCCAACGACGGTTCGATGGTCCTGCAGGTCACCTTCGACATTGGCTCCGATCCCGACCTCGACGCCATCTTCACCCAGAACAACGTCTCGTCGGCCACGGCCGAACTCCCCGCGACGGTCACCCGGCAGGGGGTCACGACACGCAAGACCATGACGGGATTCCTGATGGTCTACTCGCTGCACAGCGACGGCCGCTACGACGGGGAGTTCCTCTCGAATTACGCCTACATCAATCTCCAGAACGAGCTGCTGAAGATCGACGGCGTGGGCAAGGTCTCGATCATGGGCGCGGGCGAATACGCCATGCGGGTGTGGCTGCGGCCCGACGTGCTGAAATACTACGGCATCGCCGTCGGCGAGGTGACGGCCGCCATCGAGAAGCAGGGCGGCATCTACCCTGCCGGGCAGTTCGGCGCCGAGCCGGCTCCCGACGGCGTGGCCTACACCTATACGGTGACCATGCCGCCGCAGATCTCCACCGCCGCGGAGTTCGCCGACATCGTCGTGCGGACCACCTCCTCGGGCGAACAGATCCGTCTGGGCGACATCGCCGAGGTGTCGCTCGGCAGCCAGACCTACGGCGTAAGCTCGTCCTACGAGAGCGACCCGACGGCCATGATCGTCATTTACCAGCAGCCGGGCAGCAACGCCGTGGCCGTGGGCGGCAAGGTCAAGGCCGCGATGGAACGCCTCTCGCAGCGGTTTCCGGACGGCGTCGAGGCCGCCACGATCGTCGACAGCACCACGAGCATCGACGCCGGCGTGAAGGACATCTTCCGCACGCTCGTCATCGCCCTCATACTCGTCATCTTCATCATCTTCCTCTTCCTCCAGGACTGGCGCGCGACGGTCATCCCCCTGGTGGCGATCCCCGTGTCGCTCGTCGGCGCCTTCGCGCTGTTCCCGCTGCTGGGATTTTCCATCAACATCATCTCGCTGCTGGGACTGGTGCTGGCCATCGGCCTTGTGGTCGACGACGCCATCGTCGTCGTCGAGGCCGCGCAGGTCAATATCGAACGGGGCATGAAACCCCGCGAGGCGGCGCTGGAGGCCATGCGCAACGTGGCCTCGCCGATCGTCGCCACGACAGTCGTGCTGCTGGCCGTATTCATCCCCGTGTCGTTCACCGGCGGCATCACGGGGCGGCTGTTCCAGCAGTTTTCGGTGACGATCGCCGTTTCGGTGGTCATCTCGGCCTTCAACGCCCTGACGCTCTCCCCGGCGCTCTGCGCCCTGCTGCTGCGACGCCGGGAACCGTCGCAAAAGGGATTTTTCGCCGCCTTCAACCGCTGGTTCGCACGGCAGATGGACCGTTACACGGCCTTCACGCCGACGCTGATGCGCCACGTCGCCCGCACGGGCGTGTTCGTGGCCGTGGTCCTCGGGGTGATCTTCGTCGTGTGGCGCAAACTGCCCGCGGGATTCCTCCCCGAGGAGGATCAGGGCTACGTGATGGTGATGGTCTCGACGCCCGAAGCCTCGTCGCTGCAAGTGACCCGACAGGCGATGGCCGATGCCGACGCTGTGATCCGCACGCTTCCCGAGGTCGCCTCGACGTCGTTCGCCGCGGGATTCAACATGATGGCCGGCATCGCCTCGACGTCGAGCGGCATCATCTTCGTCAAACTCGTCGACTACTCCGACCGCAGGCTCTCGGCCATGCAGATCGCCCAGCGGCTCACCGGAGAGCTTTACGTCGCGGTTCCGGGGGCCGAATGCTACGCCTTCATCCCGCCTTCGATTCCCGGACTGGGCGTCACCTCGGGCGTCTCGGTCGAGGTGCAGGACCTCGAAGGGCGCGGCACGGCCTACCTGATGGAAAACGCCGGGCGGCTGATGGATTCGCTGCGCAAAAATCCCGCGATCGCCTCGGTCACCACGCAGTTCGACGCCGGGGTTCCCCAGCGGCGGCTGCGTATCGACAAGCAGCAGGCGCTGGCCGCCGGCGTGGACCTCGGGACGCTCTACGGCGAGCTGACCACCCTGCTGGGCGGCGCGTACATCAACAATTTCACACGCTTCGGCAAACTCTACCAGACCTACATCCAGGCCGCGCCCGACTACCGCCTCGACCGGCGGTCGCTGGACAGCTACTACGTCACCTCGGCCTCGGGCGAGAGCGTTCCCGTGGCATCGCTGATCGACGTGGCGGACACCGTGGGCGTGGAGTACGTCTCGCAGTTCAACCTCTACCGTTCCGTCTCGCTCACCGTCACCCCCGCGGCGCGGGCCTCGACGACGACCGTCATGCGGGAGATCACCGCCACGGCCGCCGAAACGCTGCCCGACGACATCGGCACGGCGTGGAGCGGAACCTCCTATCAGGAGGCCAACGCCTCGAAGACCGGCGGGCTGGTCTACGCGCTGGCCCTCGTGTTCGTGTTCCTCGCGCTGGCGGCCCTCTACGAATCGTGGGGGCTGCCGCTGGCGATCCTGATGAGCGTGCCGGTGGCGGTGCTGGGCGCGGTGCTGTTCGTCGGCGGCACGCACCTGATGAACAGCCTGTACGTCAACGACATCTACATGCAGATCTCGCTCGTCATGCTGATCGGGCTGGCGGCCAAGAACGCCATTCTGGTCGTCGAATACGCCGACCGGCTGTTCCGCGAGCAGGGCGCCTCGCTGATGGACGCCGCCATCGGAGCCGCGAAACTGCGCGTGAGACCGATCATTATGACCGCCTTCGCCTTCATCCTGGGCGTCATGCCCCTCGTCTTCGCCAGCGGCGTCTACGCCACGGCCCGCAACATCATGGGCGTGGCCCTCGTGGGCGGCATGCTCTTCGCCACGCTGCTGGGCATTTTCGTCTACCCCGCGCTCTACTATTTCGTCGGGAAGATCGGCCGCTTCGAACAGCGCCGCGAACTTAAAAAACAGGAGGAGAACGCATGA
- a CDS encoding LrgB family protein translates to MPDASFLSSDLFLLTLTVGLYCLGGMIYRRTRLPLLHPVLLTFVAVIVFLRCAGIGYERYRDATGILNFALGMSVVALGYLLYEQLERLRGSLLPVGMATLAGCVVGVLSVVYIAMAFGAERQILNSIAPKSVTVPIAVSVAGPLGGNVSVTSVVVFCVGIFGSIFGEWILRRCGVRDPEARGFALGAAAHGIGTARAIEIGAAEGALSGLAMALMGLATALLMPLMEKYLY, encoded by the coding sequence ATGCCTGACGCCTCATTTCTCTCCTCGGACCTCTTTCTGCTGACCCTCACCGTGGGGCTTTACTGCCTCGGAGGGATGATCTACCGCCGTACGCGGCTGCCGCTGCTGCATCCCGTGCTGCTGACGTTCGTCGCCGTGATCGTCTTCCTGCGCTGCGCCGGAATCGGCTACGAGCGTTACCGCGACGCCACGGGCATCCTCAATTTCGCCCTCGGCATGTCGGTCGTGGCGCTCGGGTATCTGCTCTACGAACAGTTGGAACGCCTGCGCGGAAGCCTGCTTCCCGTGGGCATGGCCACGCTCGCGGGATGCGTCGTCGGGGTGTTGAGCGTCGTCTATATCGCCATGGCGTTCGGCGCCGAGCGGCAGATTCTCAACTCCATAGCCCCCAAGTCGGTCACGGTGCCCATCGCCGTGTCGGTCGCCGGACCGCTGGGCGGCAACGTCTCGGTGACGTCGGTCGTGGTCTTCTGCGTGGGGATTTTCGGCAGCATCTTCGGCGAATGGATTCTGCGCCGCTGCGGGGTCCGCGACCCCGAGGCCCGGGGATTCGCCCTCGGAGCCGCAGCCCACGGCATCGGCACGGCCCGCGCCATCGAAATAGGAGCCGCCGAAGGGGCTTTGAGCGGTCTGGCCATGGCCCTGATGGGGCTGGCGACGGCGCTGCTCATGCCGCTGATGGAGAAATATCTGTATTAG
- a CDS encoding efflux RND transporter periplasmic adaptor subunit gives MDRLFPAACLFAALLTGCAQHTPKQAAPPLRVGVAEAAVDSVPNRMSFIGYLASNFDAVIQPRVNGYLSSKQYGNGMPVRRGQLLFTIDPDQLSTSMLAAEAELESARAQALEARNNYDRAVPLARIDAISQSQLDQYTAQWKAAEASVRSAEQSLRNARMNVGYTELRSPIDGIIEHTAAHVGDYVGPGTQFSVLTTVSNIDTLTVDVAIPMSQYLRYAGDRTSIYDNEGLLSDIRLVLADGSRYPLGGIYDYTRKDVSSTTGTLVVVVMFPNPDETLKPGQFARVEASVGPVRPRVVVPQQAVSQTQDIASVWVVEADSTVHYRRVTPGDTYGAMWCIDEGLDRGERVVVAGQQKLHDGAKVIPENPTARRTEQAAAAEQAGKRLEKR, from the coding sequence ATGGACAGACTTTTTCCCGCCGCATGTCTTTTCGCCGCGCTCCTCACGGGCTGCGCGCAACATACGCCGAAACAGGCGGCGCCTCCCCTGCGGGTCGGGGTGGCCGAAGCCGCCGTCGACAGCGTACCCAACCGCATGAGTTTCATCGGTTACCTCGCGAGCAACTTCGACGCCGTGATCCAGCCGCGCGTGAACGGCTACCTCTCGTCGAAGCAATACGGCAACGGCATGCCCGTACGGCGCGGCCAGCTGCTGTTCACCATCGACCCCGACCAGCTGTCGACCTCGATGCTGGCGGCCGAAGCCGAACTCGAATCGGCCCGTGCGCAGGCCCTCGAAGCCCGCAACAACTACGACCGCGCCGTGCCGCTGGCGCGCATCGACGCCATCAGCCAGTCGCAGCTGGACCAGTACACGGCCCAATGGAAGGCCGCCGAGGCCTCGGTGCGCTCGGCGGAGCAGTCGCTGCGCAACGCCCGCATGAACGTGGGATACACCGAGCTGCGCTCGCCCATCGACGGCATCATCGAGCACACGGCGGCGCACGTGGGCGACTACGTGGGTCCCGGCACGCAGTTCAGCGTGCTGACGACCGTGTCGAACATCGACACGCTGACGGTCGACGTGGCGATTCCGATGTCGCAGTACCTGCGCTATGCGGGCGACCGGACTTCGATCTACGACAACGAAGGGCTGCTGTCGGACATCCGTCTCGTGCTGGCCGACGGCTCGCGATACCCGCTCGGAGGAATCTACGACTACACGCGCAAGGATGTCTCGTCGACCACCGGGACGCTCGTCGTGGTGGTGATGTTCCCCAATCCCGACGAGACGCTGAAGCCCGGACAGTTCGCCCGCGTGGAGGCCAGCGTGGGCCCCGTGCGGCCGCGCGTCGTCGTGCCCCAGCAGGCCGTGAGCCAGACGCAGGACATCGCGTCGGTGTGGGTCGTGGAGGCCGACAGCACGGTGCACTACCGCCGCGTCACCCCGGGCGACACCTACGGCGCGATGTGGTGCATCGACGAGGGACTCGACCGGGGCGAACGGGTCGTGGTCGCCGGGCAGCAGAAACTGCACGACGGCGCAAAGGTGATCCCCGAAAACCCGACTGCGCGGAGGACTGAACAGGCCGCCGCTGCGGAGCAGGCGGGCAAGCGTCTCGAAAAACGGTAG
- a CDS encoding histone H1-like protein Hc1: MKELVEKINAEFEVFAANAAAQVEKNNKAAGTRARKSALEISKLMKEFRKVSVEAAK, encoded by the coding sequence ATGAAAGAATTAGTAGAAAAGATCAACGCAGAGTTTGAGGTGTTTGCAGCCAACGCAGCTGCCCAGGTAGAGAAGAACAACAAGGCTGCCGGCACGCGCGCCCGCAAATCGGCTCTCGAAATTTCGAAGCTGATGAAGGAGTTCCGCAAGGTTTCCGTAGAAGCTGCGAAATAA
- a CDS encoding efflux transporter outer membrane subunit, producing MKTQLTIAAAVLTLAACTPKFYPPQVATPESYVYGAGFSSDTTGVGERWWELFGDTTLDALVEQALANNRDVAVAAARVQQARANLKTVRAQYLPQIGAEATAEGEYTPETKIVQSYAVEPTLSWELSLFGALRNAKRAAKAEIAASEWALAGVRLSLAAEVATTYFTLLEYERDLSIARQTLRLRRESAALIDSMFRYGMSDGVALEQARSLVYTAEADIPQYCRAVEQTWLSMGILLGETPSRARLSGAGLRLLTDYRPADIPVGLPSELLKRRPDIRQAHFNMLQAAAQAGQARSARFPSISLTAKGGVVSSSIKGLTAANPWAWDALGSVAEPIFGFGKLRNAERAAMAAYTQSAKTYEQTVLTAFADVEKALVAIATYRSQTERTGELVLSNDRIATMTRALYRSGLSDYLDVIDAERSLYQSQMSHVNLVVQQYINYVTLCKALGGGWVAAVQN from the coding sequence ATGAAAACGCAACTTACGATAGCCGCCGCCGTGCTGACGCTGGCCGCCTGCACCCCGAAATTCTACCCGCCGCAGGTCGCGACGCCCGAAAGTTACGTCTACGGCGCGGGCTTCTCGTCCGACACGACGGGCGTGGGCGAACGCTGGTGGGAACTCTTCGGCGACACGACGCTCGACGCGCTGGTCGAACAGGCGTTGGCGAACAACCGCGACGTGGCCGTAGCGGCCGCGCGCGTCCAGCAGGCCCGGGCCAACCTCAAGACCGTAAGGGCGCAATACCTGCCGCAGATCGGCGCGGAAGCCACCGCCGAGGGCGAATATACGCCCGAGACGAAAATCGTGCAGTCGTATGCCGTCGAACCGACCCTCTCGTGGGAACTGTCGCTGTTCGGGGCGCTGCGCAACGCCAAACGGGCCGCAAAGGCCGAAATCGCGGCCTCGGAGTGGGCTTTGGCGGGCGTCAGGCTCTCGCTGGCCGCCGAGGTCGCCACGACCTACTTCACGCTGCTGGAGTATGAACGCGACCTCTCGATCGCCCGCCAGACCCTCCGGCTGCGGCGCGAATCGGCCGCGCTGATCGACTCGATGTTCCGCTACGGCATGTCCGACGGCGTGGCGCTGGAGCAGGCCCGGAGCCTGGTCTACACCGCCGAGGCGGACATTCCGCAGTACTGCCGCGCCGTGGAGCAGACGTGGCTTTCGATGGGAATTCTGTTAGGCGAGACGCCCTCCCGGGCGCGGCTTTCCGGAGCGGGGCTGCGACTGCTGACCGACTACCGCCCCGCGGACATTCCCGTGGGACTGCCCTCGGAGCTGCTCAAACGCCGCCCCGACATCCGCCAGGCGCATTTCAACATGTTGCAGGCGGCGGCGCAGGCCGGGCAGGCTCGGAGCGCGCGATTCCCGTCCATCTCGCTGACTGCCAAAGGAGGAGTTGTATCCAGTTCAATCAAAGGTTTAACTGCGGCGAACCCCTGGGCGTGGGATGCGCTGGGTTCCGTCGCCGAGCCGATTTTCGGATTCGGGAAACTGCGCAACGCCGAGCGCGCCGCGATGGCGGCCTACACCCAGTCGGCCAAGACCTACGAGCAGACCGTGCTGACGGCGTTCGCCGATGTGGAAAAGGCATTGGTGGCCATCGCCACCTACCGCAGCCAGACCGAGCGCACGGGCGAACTGGTGCTCTCCAACGACCGCATCGCCACGATGACCCGCGCGCTCTACCGCAGCGGACTGTCCGACTACCTCGACGTGATCGACGCCGAGCGCAGTCTCTACCAGTCGCAGATGTCGCACGTCAACCTCGTCGTGCAGCAGTATATCAACTACGTCACGCTCTGCAAGGCGCTGGGCGGAGGATGGGTTGCCGCAGTGCAGAATTAA
- the feoB gene encoding ferrous iron transport protein B: protein MRLSELKTGESATIVKVMGHGGFRRRIMEMGFVRGQRVEVILNAPLKDPIEYKIMGYDISLRRSEADMVVVLTDDEAGEYLARREHHRHHRHAHSGECGCPAAETAPAEIRTEEFGATESDEACCASIDEVVARHSRTIAVALVGNPNSGKTSLFNAISGGHEHVGNYSGVTVGAKIGHRTYRGYRFEVTDLPGTYALSAYTPEERYVRHHLATKTPDVVINSVVASNLERNLYLTTELIDINPRMVVALNMFDELQDSGAKLDYDSLGRMLGVPMVPVEARNNRGIEALLDTVIDVFENRDERVRHIHINMGPVIDEGLRKLNGDMSAFRDELPKNFPPRYYAMKMLEGDRQAEESLRGCERYGVWAEIRDREARRIAGELGEDVETAFANQKYGFIQGALKETFTPGRREEVTTTAMIDTFVTHKLWGFPIFFALMWLMFWCTFSLGAYPQEWIDALVGWIGGAADALLPAGPLRDLLVDGVIGGVGAVIVFLPNIMILYLFISFMEDSGYLARAAFIMDRVMHRIGVHGKSFIPLIMGFGCNVPAIMACRTIESRSSRLITILITPFMSCSARIPIYLLLAGTFFAADAGTVMLGLYALGIVLAVVTARLMRRFLFPVDETPFVMELPPYRLPTWKTTFSHMWDKCAQYLKKMGGMILIASVIVWFLSYYPRTDAAAGTEAHYENSYLGRLGKGCEPVFSPLGFNWKAGVSLLSGLPAKEIVVSTLGVLYSEGAATAPAEQEAVIGDADGATEIIVKTDDPTPAKAFRTAEEEEADSLSQRLLASGDFTTASALAFLIFILLYMPCIATVAAIGAEAGWKWAAASVVYNTTLAWFVAWIVYRIALIF from the coding sequence ATGCGCTTATCCGAACTGAAGACCGGCGAATCGGCGACGATTGTCAAAGTGATGGGCCACGGAGGCTTTCGCCGCCGCATCATGGAGATGGGTTTTGTCCGCGGACAGCGGGTCGAAGTGATTCTGAACGCCCCCCTGAAGGATCCGATCGAGTATAAAATCATGGGCTACGACATCTCGCTGCGGCGCAGCGAGGCCGATATGGTCGTCGTGCTCACCGACGACGAAGCCGGGGAGTACCTCGCGCGGCGCGAACACCACCGCCATCACCGCCACGCACACTCCGGGGAGTGCGGATGCCCCGCGGCGGAGACTGCGCCCGCGGAAATCCGGACGGAGGAGTTCGGCGCGACGGAATCCGACGAGGCGTGCTGCGCAAGCATCGACGAGGTCGTGGCGCGCCACTCCCGCACCATCGCCGTCGCGCTGGTGGGCAACCCCAACAGCGGCAAGACCTCGCTTTTCAACGCCATATCGGGCGGCCACGAGCATGTGGGCAATTACAGCGGCGTGACCGTCGGGGCCAAGATCGGCCACCGCACCTACCGCGGCTACCGTTTCGAGGTCACCGACCTGCCCGGAACCTACGCCCTCTCGGCCTACACGCCCGAGGAGCGTTACGTGCGTCACCACCTCGCCACGAAGACCCCCGACGTGGTGATAAACTCGGTAGTCGCCTCGAATTTAGAGCGAAACCTATACTTAACTACCGAACTGATTGATATAAACCCGCGCATGGTCGTGGCGCTCAACATGTTCGACGAGTTGCAGGACAGCGGCGCGAAACTCGATTACGACAGTCTGGGCCGCATGCTGGGCGTGCCGATGGTTCCCGTAGAGGCGCGCAACAACCGCGGCATAGAGGCTCTGCTGGACACGGTGATCGACGTTTTCGAGAACCGCGACGAGCGCGTGCGCCACATCCATATCAACATGGGCCCCGTGATCGACGAGGGGCTGCGCAAACTCAACGGCGACATGAGCGCCTTCCGCGACGAACTCCCGAAAAACTTCCCGCCCCGCTACTACGCGATGAAGATGCTCGAGGGCGACCGGCAGGCCGAAGAGAGCCTCCGCGGCTGCGAGCGTTACGGGGTGTGGGCCGAAATCCGCGACCGCGAGGCCCGGCGCATCGCCGGGGAGCTGGGCGAGGATGTCGAAACGGCCTTCGCCAACCAGAAATACGGATTCATCCAGGGTGCGCTGAAGGAGACCTTCACCCCCGGACGGCGCGAGGAGGTGACGACGACAGCCATGATCGACACCTTCGTGACGCACAAGCTGTGGGGATTCCCGATCTTCTTCGCGCTGATGTGGCTCATGTTCTGGTGCACGTTCAGCCTCGGAGCCTATCCGCAGGAGTGGATCGACGCGCTGGTGGGATGGATCGGCGGCGCGGCGGACGCGCTGCTGCCCGCGGGGCCGCTCCGCGACCTGCTGGTCGACGGCGTTATCGGCGGCGTGGGGGCCGTGATCGTCTTCCTGCCCAACATTATGATCCTTTACCTCTTCATCTCGTTCATGGAGGATTCGGGCTACCTGGCCCGCGCGGCGTTCATCATGGACCGCGTGATGCACCGCATCGGAGTGCACGGGAAATCGTTCATCCCGCTGATCATGGGCTTCGGCTGCAACGTGCCCGCGATCATGGCCTGCCGGACCATCGAAAGCCGCAGCAGCCGCCTGATAACCATACTCATTACGCCGTTCATGTCATGCAGCGCGCGAATTCCGATCTACCTCCTGCTGGCGGGCACGTTCTTCGCCGCCGACGCCGGGACGGTGATGCTGGGCCTCTACGCGCTGGGGATCGTGCTGGCTGTCGTTACGGCGCGGCTGATGCGGCGGTTCCTCTTCCCGGTGGACGAGACGCCGTTCGTGATGGAGCTGCCGCCCTACCGCCTCCCGACGTGGAAAACCACGTTCAGCCACATGTGGGACAAGTGTGCGCAGTACCTCAAGAAGATGGGCGGCATGATCCTGATCGCTTCGGTCATCGTGTGGTTTTTGAGCTACTACCCCCGCACGGACGCCGCCGCCGGAACCGAGGCGCACTACGAAAATTCCTACCTCGGACGGCTCGGCAAGGGCTGCGAGCCGGTGTTCAGCCCCCTGGGATTCAATTGGAAAGCCGGCGTGTCCCTGCTGTCGGGCCTCCCGGCCAAAGAGATCGTGGTGTCGACGCTCGGCGTGCTCTACTCCGAAGGCGCCGCGACCGCTCCCGCAGAGCAGGAGGCCGTGATCGGCGATGCGGACGGCGCGACGGAAATCATCGTGAAAACGGACGATCCGACGCCGGCAAAGGCATTCCGGACCGCGGAAGAGGAGGAGGCGGACTCGCTCTCGCAGCGGCTGCTCGCGAGCGGCGACTTCACGACGGCCTCGGCGCTGGCGTTCCTCATCTTCATCCTGCTCTACATGCCCTGCATCGCCACGGTGGCCGCCATCGGCGCCGAAGCCGGGTGGAAATGGGCTGCGGCGTCGGTGGTTTACAACACGACGCTGGCCTGGTTCGTGGCGTGGATCGTATATCGGATCGCACTGATATTCTGA
- a CDS encoding CidA/LrgA family protein → MTGLFQILLFWLIGNALSLITGGYVSGNIIGMILLFAALCLRWVRAETVRPAARFLLGAMALFFVPYGVGLMDSYRVILENLWAILVSGIVSTILVLIVAGQTFQSLNRRARLRHIKQLRHDA, encoded by the coding sequence ATGACAGGACTTTTTCAGATTCTTCTTTTCTGGCTCATAGGCAATGCGTTGAGCCTTATCACCGGAGGTTACGTGTCGGGCAACATCATCGGCATGATCCTGCTCTTTGCTGCGTTGTGCCTGCGCTGGGTGCGGGCCGAGACGGTGCGCCCCGCGGCGCGGTTCCTGTTGGGGGCCATGGCGCTCTTTTTCGTGCCCTACGGGGTGGGGCTGATGGACTCCTACCGGGTGATCCTCGAAAACCTCTGGGCCATCCTCGTCTCGGGAATCGTCTCGACGATCCTCGTGCTGATCGTCGCCGGCCAGACCTTCCAGAGCCTGAACCGCCGCGCCCGCCTGCGGCACATCAAACAACTCCGCCACGATGCCTGA